The following are encoded together in the Scomber scombrus chromosome 7, fScoSco1.1, whole genome shotgun sequence genome:
- the LOC133983546 gene encoding G-protein-signaling modulator 1 — protein MAEGGLLEPLVITEEGDISEAVTVRSSSGESALKEREEHSGGDKNETDVASEMCSEEQQTNTTEEDVFLNVERKPEESENVKDGQNRDGSERDGQTHKVMKTHEIPATCSGTKDKTVAHVDVNTLNSSELKPEDTKKAHRLTPDFPDALFELLCTLQEGRRLNDQRCSFRLESGMGRRRCHSEPNATKPANRVIFSSMTSLQKEEFFEFVATTQARRLDDQRAQLERSPPPKPKARTFRGSIKQLSFVKKPEKLAPVPAPKEDLYNMILTTQAQGRLEDQRSRAPGPMDDEDFFSLLLRVQGGRMDEQRTELPCLLQT, from the exons ATGGCTGAAGGAGGGCTGCTTGAACCTCTCGTCATCACTGAAGAGGGAGACATTTCTGAGGCTGTCACTGTACGGAGCAGCAGCGGGGAGTCGGCtctcaaagagagagaggaacactCTGGAGGGGACAAGAATGAAACAGATGTAGCGAGTGAAATGTGTTCAGAAGAGCAACAGACCAACACAACGGAGGAAGACGTTTTTTTGAATGTAGAGAGGAAACCAGAGgaaagtgaaaatgtgaaagatgGACAAAACAGAGATGGGAGCGAGCGTGACGGGCAAACACACAAGGTGATGAAGACTCATGAAATACCTGCGACATGCAGTGGCACAAAGGATAAAACGGTCGCACATGTGGATGTAAATACTTTAAATTCCTCTGAGCTCAAACCAGAAGATACAAAAAAG GCTCATCGGTTAACCCCTGACTTCCCAGATGCACTGTTTGAGCTGCTTTGCACCCTCCAGGAGGGGAGAAGGCTCAATGACCAGCGCTGCTCCTTCAGGCTGGAGAGTGGGATGGGTAGAAGAAGGTGCCACTCTGAGCCCAACGCCACCAAGCCAGCCAACAGAG TCATCTTTTCCTCCATGACTTCACTGCAGAAAGAGGAGTTTTTTGAGTTTGTGGCCACTACTCAAGCCCGTCGGCTGGATGACCAGAGGGCGCAGCTCGAAAGGTCTCCACCACCAAAGCCAAAAGCCAGAACTTTCAGAGGAAGCATAAAGCAACTCTCTTTTGTGAAAAAGCCGGAAAAGCTGGCACCAGTTCCCGCACCCAAAGAAGATCTTTACAATATGATTCTCACGACACAA GCCCAAGGCAGACTGGAGGACCAGCGCAGCAGGGCTCCTGGTCCCATGGACGATGAGGACTTCTTCTCCTTGCTGCTGAGGGTCCAGGGGGGACGCATGGACGAGCAGAGGACTGAACTACCGTGCTTGCTGCAAACCTGA